The Leptolyngbya sp. CCY15150 genome contains a region encoding:
- a CDS encoding precorrin-8X methylmutase has translation MEWHITDAQSLRIIDQEIGDHPFSPSEYEVVRRVIYATADFDYASLIHFSHQALQAGAAALAARSTVIVDVPMVQVGIMPNIQASFANPVYCSMEAITRPQRDKTQAAWGIETLARRYPEGIFVVGQAQTALSAIVGLLEAGDIKPALVVGTPAGFVGLEDMSDRLSQTQIPHILIRGRKGSSVVAAAIVNGLAALAWQAYGHTSNGVG, from the coding sequence ATGGAATGGCACATTACAGATGCTCAAAGCCTGAGAATTATTGATCAAGAGATTGGCGATCATCCCTTCTCTCCATCGGAGTATGAGGTGGTGCGCCGTGTCATCTATGCCACGGCAGATTTTGACTATGCGTCGTTGATTCACTTCTCCCACCAAGCTTTACAGGCGGGGGCAGCAGCTTTGGCGGCCCGGAGCACCGTGATTGTGGATGTACCCATGGTGCAGGTTGGCATCATGCCCAATATTCAAGCCAGTTTTGCCAACCCCGTGTATTGCAGCATGGAAGCAATTACACGGCCGCAGCGGGACAAAACTCAGGCTGCTTGGGGCATTGAGACCCTGGCGCGGCGATACCCGGAAGGCATTTTTGTGGTGGGTCAGGCCCAGACGGCCCTGTCTGCCATTGTGGGGCTGTTGGAAGCGGGGGATATCAAGCCAGCGTTGGTGGTGGGTACGCCAGCGGGCTTTGTGGGATTGGAAGACATGAGCGATCGCCTCTCCCAAACCCAAATTCCTCACATTCTCATCCGTGGGCGCAAGGGAAGCTCGGTGGTGGCGGCGGCGATCGTCAATGGTTTGGCGGCGCTGGCTTGGCAGGCCTATGGCCACACATCCAATGGCGTTGGCTAA
- a CDS encoding helix-turn-helix transcriptional regulator: MTQEIGVQASSGNVFADLSLENADELLVKAELARRISSIITKQQMTQAEAAEMLGIDQPKISALVNGKLAGFSTARLFRFLNALGQDVEIVVKPKSHAQAQTRVVVSCF; this comes from the coding sequence ATGACTCAAGAAATTGGAGTACAAGCCAGCAGTGGTAACGTGTTTGCAGATTTGAGTTTGGAGAACGCTGATGAATTGCTGGTCAAAGCAGAACTTGCTCGTAGGATCAGCAGCATTATTACGAAGCAGCAGATGACTCAAGCTGAGGCAGCGGAGATGTTAGGAATTGACCAACCTAAAATCTCAGCATTAGTCAACGGAAAGTTAGCGGGCTTTTCGACTGCACGATTGTTTCGCTTCCTAAATGCATTGGGGCAAGATGTGGAAATTGTAGTGAAACCTAAGTCTCATGCCCAAGCTCAAACCCGCGTTGTTGTTTCGTGCTTTTGA
- a CDS encoding type II toxin-antitoxin system RelE/ParE family toxin produces the protein MSASLKPIEWVGRSLEDLKRFPEDVRQTVGYALYLAQSGEKYPSAKPLKGFKGAGVLEVVEDFDGDTYRAVYTVKLAGVIYVLHAFQKKSKQGIATPKQDIELIEARLKRAREHYSQNYNQQQGE, from the coding sequence ATGAGTGCATCGTTAAAGCCAATTGAATGGGTTGGACGTTCTCTTGAGGATTTGAAAAGATTCCCAGAGGATGTTCGGCAAACTGTTGGGTACGCCTTGTATTTAGCCCAAAGTGGTGAAAAGTATCCCTCAGCCAAGCCACTTAAAGGATTTAAGGGGGCTGGAGTATTGGAGGTTGTAGAAGATTTTGACGGAGATACTTATCGAGCTGTCTACACGGTGAAACTTGCTGGTGTGATCTACGTCCTACACGCGTTTCAGAAAAAATCAAAGCAAGGCATTGCTACTCCTAAACAGGATATTGAGTTGATCGAAGCACGGCTGAAACGAGCCAGAGAACATTACTCGCAGAATTATAATCAACAGCAAGGAGAGTAA
- a CDS encoding Na+/proline symporter: MSIGAIALVVTLVTTAVFSLIGIVNASRHRINLEDYMVSRNRFGGWMAFATVVASTMGAWILFSPPEVGATSGVAGIAGYCIGQAVPSIGFVWIGPRIRQLMPQGHSLNEYVLHRFGNAMYALTLLIIAFYMLVYLVAELTAIAKAVNILADVPLGWTALVVITATFVYTTYGGLGATIFTDAIQFVIITPLLLIVLAIAVGNLGGITAALEPVRLNAPELLSFSNGPAIKFGLTLVIAIISAEMFNQGNWQRIYACRTDNTVRRSFLASGLVILPMLCISGLLGILAMHFGFNSDIAFFSLLQELAIPIWAIALVLILALALVMSSLDSLLNGLISVLILDLRRLLPQSNENGLLRLSRILTVAISIPVILVAAQGYNVLYLFLLADLVCAGALFPVLYGLYNRRINGMTALVSSVAGIGVGAIFFPKPDFSPWNNVPFAGDLLVSFSAPIVVSVAVVLIWNAIAPQSDTAADFEFSRLKTDVKAYSEVLPTQD; this comes from the coding sequence ATGTCCATTGGGGCGATCGCACTGGTCGTTACGCTGGTGACGACGGCGGTTTTTTCGTTAATTGGCATTGTTAATGCCAGTCGGCACCGCATTAATTTGGAAGACTATATGGTGAGCCGCAATCGCTTTGGCGGTTGGATGGCCTTTGCGACGGTGGTCGCGTCCACCATGGGCGCATGGATTTTGTTCAGCCCCCCCGAGGTGGGAGCCACTAGCGGCGTAGCGGGGATTGCCGGCTATTGTATTGGGCAGGCTGTCCCGTCGATTGGCTTCGTGTGGATTGGGCCGCGCATCCGCCAGCTCATGCCCCAAGGCCATTCGCTGAATGAATATGTGCTCCACCGTTTTGGCAATGCCATGTATGCCCTAACGCTGCTGATCATTGCCTTTTATATGCTGGTCTACCTGGTGGCAGAATTAACAGCGATCGCCAAGGCGGTGAATATCCTGGCTGATGTACCGCTGGGATGGACAGCCTTGGTGGTGATCACCGCCACCTTTGTCTACACCACCTATGGCGGGCTAGGAGCCACCATTTTCACCGATGCTATTCAGTTTGTGATCATCACGCCCTTGCTGTTGATTGTGCTGGCGATCGCGGTGGGCAACCTCGGCGGCATCACAGCAGCGTTAGAACCAGTGCGCCTCAATGCTCCAGAACTGTTGAGCTTCAGCAACGGCCCAGCCATCAAGTTTGGTCTGACTTTGGTGATTGCCATCATCTCTGCGGAAATGTTTAACCAAGGTAACTGGCAACGTATCTATGCCTGTCGCACCGACAATACCGTGCGGCGATCGTTTTTGGCATCAGGGCTGGTGATCTTACCCATGCTTTGCATTTCAGGGTTGCTGGGCATCTTGGCCATGCATTTTGGCTTCAACAGCGACATTGCCTTCTTCTCCCTGCTGCAGGAGTTAGCAATTCCTATCTGGGCGATCGCCCTCGTGCTGATCTTAGCCTTAGCCTTGGTGATGAGCAGTCTCGATAGCTTACTGAATGGCCTCATCAGCGTATTGATTCTGGATCTACGGCGGCTGTTGCCCCAAAGCAATGAGAATGGCCTACTGCGCCTCTCGCGGATTTTGACCGTAGCCATTAGTATTCCCGTCATTTTGGTGGCTGCCCAGGGCTATAACGTGCTTTATTTATTCCTGCTCGCCGATTTGGTCTGTGCTGGAGCCTTGTTCCCAGTCTTGTATGGTCTCTATAACCGCAGGATTAATGGGATGACTGCCTTGGTGAGCAGCGTGGCGGGAATTGGCGTGGGTGCTATCTTTTTCCCGAAACCCGACTTTAGCCCTTGGAACAATGTGCCTTTTGCCGGTGACTTGCTTGTCAGTTTCTCAGCACCGATTGTGGTCTCTGTGGCTGTGGTGTTGATCTGGAATGCGATCGCCCCTCAATCAGACACCGCAGCGGACTTTGAATTTAGCCGCCTGAAAACCGATGTCAAGGCCTACTCTGAGGTTCTGCCAACCCAGGACTAA
- a CDS encoding MarR family transcriptional regulator, which yields MSYSKTDKDNFFAAVNSLKKYRRAEITDEAGKDLVETLYTDLLPNEQILKACLTDNTTFLIGRKGTGKSTIFLKLQREYRKKSNILSCYIDAKTVFESSQTDFINIEHLDGTISDDALSKYILERNFIQSILRSLLEEIKKKSDSFLEKIKQALGIGGVRNVTEKLKKLNEIIDNNDHLKLIEVPSLQQISISRKLSAEKANEIASSKDSRLMGTASPTDLGIDASSSISRTTKDSRKNLSELEEQFSDVFLKVFQIKNFINQLKDILSLLEIRSLVILLDDFSEIPDHSMRVFVDVILAPLNNWSEEFIKFKVAAYPNRVYFGKIDQGKIDKISLDFYDLYSTRVNKSVMEEKSIDFTRRLIERRVEHFTNQPVEYFFDTRKEGIEEYYGCIFQVSMNVPRIIGYILYYCYESKVAYGNPITKASLEDAAEKYYELTIEPFFHNTTYSLKSFEEKISILQLRELLLIFVEELKTIQSKIRTNELSGVIYEVVRTNPYTSHFIFNPIHEQFLKTLELNFFVSKYNEMSGRDRGKQSVYCLNYGLCVKYRLRWGYPKGAEHRKYLISRPFDFNNIIESFLRTSKRIICINPECNRNFPFDQLQFLEFTNMKCPDCQNPVRVVANSETIEAELSRVDNAKLLPDVELGILYEIHKSENSPKPKEIAEELDCSHQLVGWRAKKLDEVRGLISRESETGQRVYKLTDKAKEDYFPESD from the coding sequence ATGTCTTACTCTAAAACTGATAAAGACAATTTTTTTGCGGCAGTAAATTCGCTAAAGAAGTATAGAAGAGCTGAAATAACTGACGAAGCAGGAAAAGATCTTGTTGAGACTCTTTATACTGACTTACTGCCAAATGAGCAAATTTTGAAAGCGTGTTTAACAGACAATACAACCTTTCTAATTGGAAGAAAAGGAACTGGTAAATCTACAATTTTTCTGAAGCTACAAAGAGAGTACAGGAAGAAAAGCAACATTCTATCCTGCTACATTGACGCAAAAACTGTTTTTGAGTCTTCTCAGACTGACTTTATTAATATAGAGCATTTAGATGGAACTATATCAGATGATGCATTAAGCAAGTATATTCTTGAAAGAAATTTTATTCAAAGCATTTTGCGTTCTTTGCTGGAAGAAATCAAAAAGAAATCAGATAGCTTTTTGGAAAAAATAAAGCAAGCCTTAGGAATTGGAGGAGTGCGAAATGTCACAGAGAAACTAAAAAAATTGAACGAGATTATTGACAACAATGATCATCTTAAATTGATTGAAGTTCCATCTCTACAACAAATATCGATTAGTAGAAAGTTATCTGCTGAGAAAGCAAATGAAATAGCATCAAGCAAAGACAGCAGGCTTATGGGAACGGCAAGTCCAACAGACTTGGGAATTGATGCTTCTTCTTCGATTAGTCGAACTACTAAAGATTCCAGGAAGAATTTGTCTGAGTTAGAAGAGCAATTCTCCGATGTCTTTCTAAAGGTTTTTCAAATTAAAAATTTTATAAATCAACTTAAAGATATACTTTCTTTGCTAGAAATTCGGAGCCTTGTAATTCTCCTTGACGATTTCTCAGAGATTCCTGACCACTCCATGCGAGTTTTTGTAGACGTTATTTTGGCACCTCTGAACAATTGGTCAGAGGAGTTTATCAAGTTCAAAGTAGCAGCGTATCCCAACAGGGTTTACTTTGGAAAAATTGACCAAGGAAAAATTGATAAAATAAGCCTTGATTTCTATGATCTTTACTCTACTAGAGTCAACAAGAGTGTTATGGAAGAGAAGTCTATTGATTTTACTCGAAGGCTCATTGAGAGGCGGGTAGAGCATTTTACCAATCAACCTGTCGAATATTTTTTTGATACTAGGAAGGAAGGCATTGAAGAATATTATGGTTGTATATTTCAGGTTTCGATGAATGTACCAAGAATTATTGGCTACATTCTTTACTACTGCTATGAGAGTAAAGTTGCTTATGGTAATCCTATCACCAAGGCATCTTTAGAAGATGCTGCCGAAAAATATTATGAGCTAACAATCGAACCATTTTTTCATAATACGACTTATTCTCTTAAGTCATTTGAGGAGAAAATATCTATACTTCAACTGAGAGAGTTGTTACTAATCTTTGTAGAAGAATTAAAAACCATTCAGAGCAAGATAAGAACCAATGAACTATCAGGAGTTATTTATGAAGTAGTCAGAACTAATCCATACACAAGTCATTTTATTTTTAATCCAATACACGAACAATTTCTCAAAACATTAGAGTTAAACTTTTTCGTAAGCAAGTATAATGAGATGAGCGGTAGAGATCGTGGAAAGCAATCTGTCTACTGCTTAAATTATGGCTTGTGCGTTAAGTACAGATTGAGGTGGGGTTATCCTAAAGGAGCTGAACATAGGAAATATTTAATTTCTAGACCATTCGATTTTAATAACATAATTGAAAGTTTTTTAAGAACATCAAAACGGATTATTTGTATTAATCCTGAATGCAACCGCAACTTTCCATTTGATCAGCTTCAGTTTCTTGAATTTACTAATATGAAGTGCCCAGATTGCCAAAATCCAGTAAGAGTTGTTGCTAACTCTGAAACTATAGAAGCAGAGCTTTCGAGGGTAGATAATGCTAAACTTTTACCTGATGTGGAACTTGGAATTCTCTACGAAATTCACAAATCAGAGAACTCACCCAAGCCGAAAGAAATAGCTGAGGAGCTTGATTGTTCTCATCAATTAGTTGGCTGGAGAGCCAAGAAATTAGATGAAGTAAGGGGCTTAATTTCAAGAGAGAGCGAAACTGGTCAGCGAGTTTACAAACTTACAGATAAAGCTAAAGAAGACTACTTTCCTGAATCTGATTAG
- a CDS encoding serine/threonine-protein kinase, with the protein MPTQPARSDGRGDRPAATTHRESTILSVSQWTRWGRYGFAGAIAVLAAGLTALDVGLVQALERQAQSFYFELRGPVPPPDDVVILAIDEASLSQGEFYNSDPKRYAHLEVLQSWPWPRTAYAIAIEKILDAGGQAVALDIVFSSPSSYGAEDDQRFAEALTNHASQVALAAQYTQTDSAQGMVTQLTMPLPALRSPQSVLGSINFYLEPNGQIHRFGEQFLTELIRNSPPAQQAAYRQLGSTLPTLAEATVQASQRSYLSSHGDTLFFYGPAQTFTHIPFWYVLDPDTWDTYLQGGNYFNDKIVIVGSTAAIHQDFYPTPFSESWFYRQAMPGVEIHANAIAALVEGRTLRSAIPQAPLRGMVVLLGIVGAGFLVIQRRQPLSGWGVAMGLAIAWWITGYMVFVHGQLIVPTAVPVGAIALIGFGQLLSGTAQEQLRKQQLRNTLKQYSASPIVQEIISQQDDLQDLLRERERELAGKVLGSRYQIVNVLGSGGFSETYTARDMQRPGNPICVVKQLQVKTDNPKTIRLARRLFSTEAETLEKLGHHDQIPQLMAFFEEAGDFYLIQEFIAGRSLAEEFRQRHSFPEFYVVDMITDLLRILDYVHQQDVIHRDLKPSNIIRRQSDQRLVLIDFGVAKKISTQLAESSSDTKFTVAVGTPGYMPGEQSAGRPHFNSDIYALGVIAIEALTGQNPRMLHHDSKTGTILWKHRVPGLTPALATIVDRMVHHDFTQRYKTAQEVQAAIAPMISDMSDVILGESEDDDHLSLPPHSSKRSLHPSQLQTVIADYSQDNLLAFDSEGTTIFPDQTVTLEDGSEEPVPLDKGVTDHVVTEPLTGPYASTEPSAPYLNQTVDQQDTQVDDEDLHL; encoded by the coding sequence ATGCCGACCCAGCCAGCTCGTTCTGATGGAAGGGGCGATCGCCCAGCAGCGACGACCCATCGAGAAAGCACCATTCTCTCCGTATCTCAGTGGACACGCTGGGGGCGCTATGGGTTTGCGGGGGCGATCGCTGTCTTGGCGGCGGGCTTAACGGCATTGGATGTGGGGCTGGTGCAGGCGTTGGAGCGGCAGGCCCAGTCGTTTTACTTTGAGCTACGCGGCCCCGTGCCTCCGCCGGATGATGTGGTGATTTTGGCCATTGATGAAGCCTCGTTGTCCCAGGGTGAATTTTATAACAGTGATCCCAAACGCTACGCTCACCTAGAGGTTTTGCAGAGTTGGCCCTGGCCACGGACAGCCTATGCCATTGCCATCGAGAAAATTTTAGATGCGGGCGGGCAGGCTGTTGCTCTCGATATTGTGTTTTCGTCGCCGAGTAGTTACGGGGCTGAGGATGATCAGCGCTTTGCGGAGGCGCTGACGAACCACGCTAGCCAGGTGGCTCTCGCGGCGCAATATACCCAAACCGATAGTGCGCAGGGGATGGTCACCCAATTGACGATGCCGCTTCCAGCGCTGCGATCGCCCCAATCGGTGCTCGGTTCGATCAATTTTTACCTGGAACCCAACGGGCAAATTCATCGCTTTGGTGAACAGTTTTTAACGGAGCTAATTCGTAACTCACCCCCGGCACAGCAAGCCGCCTATCGCCAACTGGGCAGCACCCTGCCAACCTTGGCAGAGGCGACGGTGCAGGCATCCCAACGATCTTATTTATCTTCCCATGGCGATACGCTGTTCTTTTATGGGCCAGCTCAAACCTTTACCCACATCCCGTTTTGGTATGTGCTGGATCCAGATACCTGGGATACCTATCTGCAAGGTGGTAACTACTTTAACGACAAGATTGTGATTGTGGGCTCCACGGCAGCGATTCATCAAGATTTTTATCCCACCCCGTTTAGTGAAAGCTGGTTCTATCGCCAAGCTATGCCGGGGGTGGAGATTCATGCCAATGCGATCGCTGCCTTGGTAGAAGGGCGGACGTTGCGATCGGCTATTCCTCAGGCACCGTTGCGGGGGATGGTGGTTTTGCTGGGGATCGTCGGCGCGGGATTCCTCGTCATCCAACGGCGGCAGCCGCTGTCGGGGTGGGGCGTTGCCATGGGGCTGGCGATCGCTTGGTGGATCACGGGTTATATGGTGTTTGTTCATGGGCAGTTGATTGTGCCAACGGCGGTTCCTGTGGGGGCGATCGCCTTGATTGGGTTTGGGCAACTGCTGTCGGGAACTGCCCAAGAACAGCTACGCAAGCAGCAACTGCGCAATACCCTCAAGCAATATTCTGCATCGCCGATTGTGCAGGAAATTATCAGTCAGCAGGATGATTTGCAAGACCTGCTGCGGGAACGAGAGCGAGAGCTGGCTGGAAAAGTGCTGGGCAGCCGCTATCAAATTGTTAACGTTTTAGGATCGGGTGGCTTCAGTGAAACCTACACGGCGCGGGATATGCAACGCCCAGGAAATCCGATCTGTGTGGTGAAGCAGCTTCAGGTGAAAACAGATAATCCTAAAACGATCCGTCTTGCTCGGCGCTTGTTTAGTACAGAGGCGGAGACCTTAGAAAAGCTAGGGCACCATGATCAAATTCCGCAACTGATGGCTTTCTTTGAGGAAGCTGGAGATTTTTATCTGATTCAAGAGTTTATTGCAGGGCGATCGCTGGCTGAGGAGTTTCGCCAGCGGCATAGTTTTCCTGAGTTTTATGTGGTAGATATGATCACCGATCTGCTGCGCATTCTAGACTATGTGCATCAGCAGGATGTGATCCATCGAGACTTAAAACCGTCTAATATTATCCGTCGCCAGTCGGATCAGCGCTTGGTGCTCATTGATTTTGGGGTTGCCAAAAAAATATCCACCCAATTAGCTGAAAGCAGCAGCGATACTAAATTTACGGTTGCAGTGGGCACTCCCGGCTATATGCCTGGCGAACAATCGGCTGGCCGTCCCCATTTTAATAGCGATATCTATGCCCTAGGCGTCATTGCTATCGAAGCTCTGACAGGGCAAAATCCCCGGATGCTGCACCATGATTCTAAAACAGGTACGATCCTTTGGAAGCACCGCGTGCCAGGGCTGACGCCAGCATTAGCTACAATCGTTGATCGTATGGTACATCATGATTTTACGCAGCGCTATAAGACTGCTCAAGAGGTGCAGGCAGCGATCGCTCCCATGATTTCAGATATGAGTGACGTGATTTTAGGGGAGTCTGAGGACGATGATCATCTATCCTTACCGCCTCATAGCTCGAAGCGATCGCTCCATCCATCCCAGCTTCAAACTGTGATAGCTGACTATAGTCAAGATAACCTATTGGCGTTTGATAGTGAAGGAACCACTATTTTTCCCGACCAGACGGTGACCCTAGAGGACGGTTCGGAGGAGCCGGTTCCACTTGATAAGGGGGTAACAGATCATGTTGTAACAGAACCGTTAACAGGGCCCTATGCTTCAACGGAGCCATCTGCACCCTATCTGAATCAAACGGTGGATCAGCAGGATACGCAAGTCGATGATGAAGATCTCCATCTTTAG